A single region of the Vicia villosa cultivar HV-30 ecotype Madison, WI linkage group LG4, Vvil1.0, whole genome shotgun sequence genome encodes:
- the LOC131599069 gene encoding membrane protein PM19L-like, whose protein sequence is MANEQMKPVATLLLGLNFCMYVIVLGIGGWAMNRAIDHGFIIGPGFDLPAHFSPIYFPMGNAATGFFVTFALIAGVVGVGSLISGLNHIGSWTSETLPSAASVASIAWALTVLAMGFGCKEIQLNVRNSRLKTMEAFLIILSATQLFYIAAIHGAAGMRR, encoded by the exons ATGGCAAATGAGCAAATGAAGCCTGTTGCAACTCTTCTTTTGGGGCTGAATTTTTGCATGTATGTCATAGTTTTGGGCATTGGTGGATGGGCTATGAATAGAGCAATTGATCATGGTTTTATCATAG GTCCAGGGTTTGATCTTCCGGCTCATTTTTCACCGATATACTTCCCGATGGGAAATGCTGCCACTGGATTCTTTGTTACATTTGCTTTGATTGCTGGAGTTGTTGGAGTTGGATCATTGATTTCAGGTCTCAATCATATCGGTTCATGGACTTCCGAAACCTTGCCATCTGCAGCATCAGTTGCTTCCATTGCATGGGCTCTTACCGTTCTTGCCATGGG GTTTGGATGCAAAGAGATTCAACTGAACGTCAGAAATTCTCGTCTG AAAACAATGGAGGCTTTTCTGATTATTCTTTCAGCTACACAGCTTTTCTACATAGCTGCTATTCATGGTGCTGCTGGAATGAGGAGATGA